GCTCGACCATCGGCAGCCGCCGCCGGGCGGCGGCGATCGCGTCGCCCTCACGGGTGTGCGCCTTCTCGCGGACCAGCAGCTCCTCGCGCGCCGCCTGCCAGGTGGCCGGGTCGACGACTGGCGGCTTGCCGGGGAGGCTGCTGCTCGCGTTGCCGGGCGTGCTTGTCATGGTGTCCTCCGCTGTCTCGTCGGGCGCGCGGATCGAGGCACCCTCCGGATCGATCAACGACCCATCGCCGGCTCCGGAGCCGGGGCGCCGGCCAGCGCCCGGGCGGCGCGCTCGCCGAGCTCGAGCGGCACCGGACCACCGTGGAGAAGGGGCCGGGCGTGCTCCAGCCAGGCGGCGTCGTCGGCGACCGCGGCGAGGGCCTCCGACCCGCCCAGCCGCGCCAGGTACCGCGACGCGAGCCACGCGAGGCGGCCGCTGCCGGTCTCGGCGGCATGGTCGCCGGCCTGCTCGGCGAGCCGGCACCCGGCGCTCACCACCGCCATCCGGCGGGCGAGGCGGCGCAGCGGCAGCTGCTGGGCGTCGGGGTCGCGGCCGGCGAGCGCGCCGACCTCGGCCTCGACCCGGCGCAGCTCGCGGCGGATCACCGCGCCGAGCGGCGCCGCCGGTCCCGAGGCCTCGGCGCGGCCGGCGCGGGCCTCGACGTCGGCGATCCAGTCGGGCAGGGCGCCGCGGCCGATGGCGCGGAGCACGTCGAGCGCCTGGATGTTGCCGGTGCCCTCCCAGATGGCGTGGATGTACCCGTCGCGGAGCATCCGCGAGTTCGGCCAGTCCTCGATCGCACCGTTGCCGCCGCGCACCTCCATCGCCTCGGTGGCGCAGATCCGCGCCCGCTCCGATCCGTGGCCCTTGGCCAGCGGGGTGAGCAGCCGCAGCACCGCCGCGGCGCGCTCGTCGCCGGCGTCGGCGCGGTCGAGCATCTCGGCCGTCCCCATCGCCATGGTGAGCGCCGCCACCGAATCGACGACCAGCTCGGCGAGGGTGTCGGCCATCAGCGGCTGGGTGTCGAGCCGGCGCCCGAACGCGCTCCGCCCGGCGCAGTGGAGCAGCGACTCCTGTGCGCTGCGCCGCATCAGCGCCGCGGCCTGGCCGGCGATGCCCACCCGGGTCATGTTCACCATGTCGAGCATCTGCCTCATGCCGCGGTCGAGCCGTCCCACCGGCTCCGCCCACGCTCCGCGAAGGCCGACCTCGCCCGAGGGCATGCTCCGCGTCCCGAACTTCTCCTTGAGCCGGTGGATGACCACGGCGTTGCGGCTGCCGTCGGCGAGCAGGCGGGGCACGAGGAACACCCCGAGCCCCCCGGTCCCCGGCCCGGCGCCCTCGGGCCGGGCCATCACCAGCAGCACGTCGGAGTGGGGGCAGGAGCAGAACCACTTCTCGCCGTGGAGCCGCCAGGCGCCGTCGCCGTCGCGCACCGCGACGGTCTCGCCGGCACCGACGTCCGAGCCGCCCGCCTTCTCGGTGAGGTACATCGCCACGGTGAGCGGACTGCCGGTGTCGTCGGCGATCCGCGGGACGAGGCGCTCGCCGAGCTCGCCGCCGTGGAGGCTGAGCAGCCGGGCTCCGGCGTCCATCATCGACACCGGGCAGCCCACGATCGACTGGTCGGCCTGCATCCAGAGGTACTGGAGCGCGGTCATCAGCGCGCGCGGCGCGCGGCCGTCGAGACCGCGCCAGCCGGGGAGGTGGGGGGCGCGCACCAGGCCGAAGCGCAGCGCGGCGTCGAGCAGGCGGTCGTAGGCCGGGTGCAGCTCGATCTCGTCGACCCGCGCCCCCCGCGGGTCGTACTGGTGGAGGATCGGCGGGTGCCGCTCGGCGGTCGCGGCCAGCGGCTCGATGGTGGTGGCGACGATCCGCCCGGCCTCCGCCAGCGCGCCCTCGGCGACCCGCCAGACGGTCTCGCCGAGGGTGCGGCGGGCCAGCCAGCGGAGGTGCTCGTCGGGCGTGTACCAGTCGGAGTGCTCGGGCAGCGGGATGTGGCGGGCGCCGGGGTCGGACGGGAGCATCGCTGGGGGCCTCCAGGGCGGATCGGACGGGGCGCGCCCGCGCCGGCGGCCTCCATCACACCTGTACGGCGAACCCGTCCCCCGCGTCAAGCACCGCCGGCGGTCAGGCCGGCGCGCCGCTCCCGTGCCAGGCGCCGCGGCCGCGAAGGACCTCGCGGAGGGTCTCGAGGGTGTCGGTCATGATCCCGTCGGCGCCGAGGTCGAGGAGGCGCTCCATCTCGGCGCGCTCGTCGATGGTCCAGACGTGCACCGCCAGCCCGGAGCGGTGGGCGGCGCGGATCATCAGCGGCTCGACCATCGGCACCCCGTTCTGGCGGACCGGCAGCTGGATGCAGGCGGCGCCGCTCCGGGGGATGCGGCCGGTCAGCGAGGCCAGCCGGGCGCGGGTGATCTCGCGCGGGCCCATCGAGGTGCACACCCAGTCACCCGCCAGCGCCCGGAAGCGGCGCAGTCGCAGGTCGGAGAAGGAGCCGACGCAGACCCGGTCGAGCACGTTCATCCGGCGGAGCAGGGCCGCCAGCGGCTCGACCACCGCGTCCGACTTGGTGTCGATGTTGAGCCGCGCGTCCGGCCACTCCTCGATGATCTCGCTGAGCAGGGGGATGCGCACCCCGCGGCCACGGTGGGGGAAGGTGGCCCCCCCGTCGCGGCTGAACCAGTAGCCGGCGTCGGCGCCGGCCAGGTCGGCGGAGGTGACCTCGCCGATCCGCCCGCGGCGGTCGGTGACCCGCTCGAGCACCTCGTCGTGGAAGGCGACGACGGCGCCGTCGCGGGTGAGATGGACGTCGGTCTCGAGGTGGGCGTAGCCCATGTCCACGGCGGCACCGAAGGCGGCCATCGTGTTCTCGGGATGGTCTCCGGCGCCGCCGCGGTGGGCGAAGGCGATCGGGCCGGACCAGTCGAGGAAGCGGCTGCGCATGCCTGCCGGACCTTATCAGCCGGTGCGGGAGACGCCGCGGGTGCAGGTCGCGGCGACGATCTGGCACCCTGCTCGTCCGTGGACAGCGAGATGCCGCGCGGCGTCGACCCCGAGGCGGTGGCCGCCGTGCTCGCGCCCGTGGTGGGCGGGCTCGCCGGTCCGCTGCGGGTGGAGCTGATCGCCGGCGGGCGCTCGAACCTCACCTACGTGATCGGCGACGGCGAGCGCGAGTGGGTGCTCCGCCGCCCCCCGCTCGCCCACGTGCTCCCCACCGCCCACGACATGGCCCGCGAGTACCGGGTGATCAGCGCTCTCACCGGCACCGGCATCCCCGTGCCCGGTGCGGTGCTGCTCTGCGACGACCCGGCGGTGCTCGGGGTGACCTTCTACGTGATGGAGCGGGTCGCCGGGCACGTGGTCCGCGACGCCCTGCCGGAGGCGTGGCCGCACACCCCGGAGGTGCGCCGGTCGATGTCGTCGGCGCTGATCACCACGCTCGCGGACCTGCACGCGATCCGGCCCCACGCCGTGGGGCTGGGCGACTTCGGACGCCCCGCCGGGTTCCTGGAGCGCCAGGTGCGCCGCTGGTGGCAGCAGTGGGAGGCGTCGCGCACCCGCGAGCTGCCGGAGATGGACGAGCTCCGCCGCCGGCTCGTCGAGGGCCTGCCCGAGTCGGGCGCGCCGGCGATCGTCCACGGCGACTACCGGCTCGACAACGTGATCCTCGCGCCCGGCGAGCCGGGCCGGGTCGCCGCCATCCTCGACTGGGAGATGAGCACGGTCGGCGATCCCCTCGCCGACCTCGGCCTCCTGCTCGTCTACTGGGCCGACCCGCGCGAGTCCGACGAGGACCGCGCCCTGCTGTCGCTCTCGGCGATCACCGCAGAGCCCGGCTTCCACCGGCCCGCCGAGGTGGTGGAGGCCTACGCCGCGGCGACCGGCGCCGACCTGGGGGCGCTCGAGTGGTACGTGGCCCTCGGCCATTACAAGCTCGCCATCGTCGCCGAGGGCATCTACGCCCGCTTCCTCATGGGCGCCACGGTGGGGGAGGGGTTCGAGATCATGGGAGCCCGGGTGCCCCGCCTGGTGCGACGGGCGCTCGACCGGGCCGGCGCCTCCGGCCTCTCCGGCCTGGCGGGCTGACCCAGGGGTCATACCGGGACCCAGCCCGGTCTGGCGATCGAGCGCAGGATTTTCCGGCGCCCGAGCGTAGGTAGGAGCGTGGGGCCCCCGGGGGCGGCGCGGCAGCGGCCGTGCCAGACCGCGGGACTGTGTCGGCACAGCGCGCCTCAGGTTGCTGTCAGGGTGGGCACATACCCGTATTCTGCCTCGTGGATGGGGGGACTTCTCTCGGAATAACGGCAGTATTCGCCACCAACGGGGACAACCACAGTCGATCACGGAGGGTACTGCTATCCTCCGCACAGCGAGCGCCTGTCACTCAGTGCGGGCGAAAGGGAGGGAGATCTTTGAACTGCTTCAAGAGGATGGCCGCGGTGGTCATCATCGGCGCCGGCGCGGCCTTCGCGGTCGGCGGCACGATGCACGCCAGCGCGCTGCTCGACGTCTCGAACCTGGGCCAGAACCTCGGTCAGAACCTGGCCCAGAACGCCGCCCAGAACAACCTCAACGGTCAGCAGTCCGGCGTTGCCAACGGCATCGCCCAGGGCGGCGGCGTGGCCAACGGCAACCTCACCGGCGCCCAGAGCGGCGTCGGCAACGGCAACCTCAGCGGCGGCACCGCCAACGGCGTGCTCGGCACCAGCAGCAGCGGCGGCGGCAACACCCAGGGCGGCGTGCTCGGCGGCGGTATCGCCAACTGCAACCCCTGCAACGACAGCTCGACGAACAACAACAACAACTCGCAGACCTCGAACAGCAACAACACCAGCACCAGCACCGACAACTCGACCAACAACAGCAACAACACGAACAACTCGAACCAGGGCAACCACAGCGGCAACACCACCACCAGCACCAACAACTCGAACCAGAACAACACCACCCACTCGAACAACACCAACAACTCGAACCAGGGCAACACCACCAACTCGCACAACACCAAGACGACGACCAAGACCAAGGTCACCAAGAAGTGCAACCACAACGTGAACGCCGCCTGCTGATCCCCGCGTAGGGGTGGCAGGTCCGGGGGCCGGGTGCCGCATCGCGCGGCGCCCGGCCTCGCCGTGTCCAGGGACCCCTACGGCAGCCGGGTCGACCCCATCAGCACCCGGTCGCAACCCCGGGCGGTGAGGCGGCCCTCGGCGATCGCCCAGACGATCAGCGACTGGCCGCGGCGGGTGTCGCCGGCTGCGAACACGCCGGGCACCGAGGTCTGGAAGTCGTCGTCGGTGGTGACGTTGCCGCGGGCGTCGAGGGCGACGCCGAGCTCCTCGACCAGGCCGGTGTGCACCGGGTGGACGAAGCCCATGGCGAGGAGCACGAGGTCGGCGTCGATGGTGAACTCGCTGCCCTCGACGGGCACGAACTGCATCCGCCCGTCGACCCGGCGGGGCTCGACCCGCACCGCGTGCAGCCGCTCCACCCGCCCGTTGCTGCCGCTGAAGCCGGTGGTCTGGATGTTGTAGTCGCGCACCCCGCCCTCCTCGTGGGCGGACGACGAGCGCATGATCACCGACCACTGCGGCCAGGGATTGTCGAAGGCGCGCTCCGGGGGCGGCGGCGGCAGCAGCTCGAACTGGTGCACCGAGGCGCAGCCCTCGCGGTGGACGTTGCCGAGGCAGTCGGCGCCGGTGTCGCCGCCGCCGAGGATGATCACCCGCTTCCCCCGCCCGGTGATGGTCTCGGCCTCGCCGACCAGCTCGCCGGCGACCCGGCGGTTCTGCTGGGGCAGGTACTCCATCGCGAAGTGGACCCCGGCGAGGTCGCGGCCCGGCACCCCGAGGTCGCGGGGCTGGCCGGCTCCCATCGCCAGCACCACGGCGTCGAACCGGGCCCGCAGCTCGGCCCCGGTGATGTCGACGCCGATGTCGTAGCCGCACTCGAAGGCGACGCCCTCCGCGCTCATCAGGTCGATGCGCCGCTCCAGGATCCACTTCTCCAGCTTGAAGTCGGGGATGCCGTAGCGGAGCAGGCCTCCGACGCGGTCGTCCTTCTCGTACACGGTGACCTGGTGGCCGGCGCGGTTGAGCTGCTGGGCGCAGGCGAGCCCCGCCGGCCCCGAGCCCACCACCGCGACCTTCTTGCCGGTGCGGTGGGCGGGAGGGGTGGCGCGCACCCATCCCTCCTCGAAGGCACGGTCGACGATCGACACCTCGACCTGCTTGATGGTCACCGGGTCGTCGTTGATCGAGAGCACGCAGGCGGGCTCGCACGGCGCGGGGCAGAGACGGCCGGTGAACTCGGGAAAGTTGTTGGTGGCGTGGAGACGCTCGATCGCGGTCTCCCAGTCGCCGCGCCAGACCAGGTCGTTCCACTCGGGGATGAGGTTGCCGAGCGGGCAGCCGCTGTGACAGAAGGGGATGCCGCAGTCCATGCAGCGCGCCGCCTGCTCGCGCAGTGCGTCGGTGCTCCAGGGGAGGTAGACCTCGCGGTAGTCGCCGACCCGCTCGTCCACCGGCCGCCGCGGCGGCAGGCGCCGATGGAACTCGATGAATCCCCCCAACTTGCCCATCTCCGGTGCTCCTAGCCGACCATCTCGAGTGGGACGGTGCGCCGGGCCTGGAGCACCCGCTTGTAGTCGATGGGCATCACCTTGAGGAAGCGCACCTGCGCCGCCGGCCAGTCGGCGAGCAGGCGCTCGGCCACCGGGCTGCCGGTGTAGTCGGCGTGGTGCTGGAGCAGCGAGGCGAGCTGCTCCACGTCCTCCTCGCTCTCGACCGCCTCGAGCTCGATCATGCCCATGTTGCAGCGGCCCGCGAAGCCGCCGTCCTCGTCGAGGACGTAGGCGATGCCGCCGCTCATGCCTGCGGCGAAGTTGCGGCCGGTGCGGCCGAGGATCACCGCGACGCCGCCGGTCATGTACTCGCAGCCGTGGTCACCCACCCCCTCGACGACCGCGATGGCGCCGCTGTTGCGGACGCAGAAGCGCTCGCCGGCGACGCCGCGGAAGTAGGCCTCGCCGGCGGTGGCGCCGTAGAGCACCACGTTGCCGACGATGATGTTCTCCTCGGCGACGATCCGGGAGCCGTCGGGGGGGCGCACCACCAGGCGGCCGCCGCTCAGGCCCTTGCCCACGTAGTCGTTGGCGTCGCCGTGGAGGGTGAGGGTCACCCCGTGCGCCAGCCAGGCGCCGAAGGACTGGCCGGCGGAGCCGCGCAGGTCGATCCGGATGGTGTCGTTGGGCAGCCCGGCCTCGCCGTGGCGGCGAGCGATCTCGCCGCTCAGCATGCCGCCGACGGTGCGGTTGCCGTTGCGGATCGGCATCTCGATCTGCACCGGATGGCCGTGCTGGATCGCCCGCTGGGACAGGGCGATGAGCTCGTGGTCGAGCGCCTGCCCGAGCCCGTGGTCCTGGTCGATCATCCGCCGGACGTCGACGGTGGGGGGCACCTCGGGGCGGTGGAGCAGCAGCGAGAAGTCGAGGCCCTGCGCCTTCCAGTGGTCGACCGCCTCGCGGATGTCGAGGATGTCGGCGCGGCCGATCATCTCGTCGAAGCGGCGGAAGCCGAGCTGCGCCATGTGCCGGCGCACGTCCTCGGCGAGGAAGGTCATGAAGTTCACCACGTACTCGGCCCTGCCCGTGTACCGGTCGCGCAGCCGCTGGTCCTGGGTGGCGATGCCGACCGGGCAGGTGTTGAGGTGGCAGACCCGCATCATGATGCAGCCGCTGGCGATCAGCGCCGAGGTCGCGAAGCCGAACTCCTCGGCGCCGAGCAGGGCGCCGACGACGACGTCGCGGCCGGTCTTCATCTGGCCGTCGGCCTGGAGGGTGACCCGGCTGCGCAGGTCGTTGAGCACCAGCACCTGCTGGGTCTCGGCGAGCCCGATCTCCCAGGGGATGCCGGCGTGCTTGATCGAGGAGAGCGGCGAGGCGCCGGTGCCCCCCTCGTAGCCTGCGATGACGATGTGGTCGGCGTGGGCCTTGCTCACCCCCGCGGCGACCGTCCCCACCCCGACCTCGGCGACCAGCTTGACGCTCACCCGCGCCTGCGGGTTGACGTTCTTGAGGTCGTGGATGAGCTGGGCCAGGTCCTCGATCTAGTAGATGTCGTGGTGGGGGGGAGGCGAGATCAGTCCCACCCCGGGGGTCGAGTAGCGCAGCTTCGCGATGTACTCGTCGACCTTGTGCCCGGGCAGCTGGCCGCCCTCGCCGGGCTTGGCGCCCTGGGCGATCTTGATCTGCAGCTCGGAGGCGTTGACCAGGTAGTTGGCGTTGACCCCGAAGCGGGCCGAGGCCACCTGCTTGATCGCGCTGCGGCGCGAGTCGCCGTTGGCGTCGGGGGTGTAGCGGCGCGGGTCCTCGCCGCCCTCGCCGGTGTTCGACTTGCCGCCGAGACGGTTCATCGCGATCGCCAGGGTCTCGTGCGCCTCGGGGCTGATCGACCCGAGCGACATCGCCCCGGTGGCGAAGCGCCGCACGATCTCGCTGGCCGGCTCGACCTCCTCCAGGGGCACCGGGGCGCGGTCGCCGCGGAAGGTGAAGAGCCCGCGCAGCGCCTTCAGCTGCCGGGTCTGGTCGTCGACCAGGGCGGCGTACTCGCGATACCAGCTCTCGTCGTTGGCCTTCACCGCGTGCTGCAGCTTGGCGATGGTCTCGGGGTTCCACTGGTGGAACTCGCCGTTGCGCCGCCACTGGTACTGGCCGCCCTCCTGGAGGGTGGGCGCGCCCACCCGCACCTCGGGGAAGGCGTCGGAGTGGCGGGCCAGCGCCTCCTGGGCGACGACGTCGAGCCCGATGCCGCCGATCCGCGACGGGGTGCCCGTGAAGTGGCGGTCGACGACCTCGCGGCTGACCCCGATGGCCTCGAAGATCTGGGCCCCGCAGTACGACTGGATGGTCGAGATCCCCATCTTCGAGATCGTCTTGAGCAGCCCCTTGCAGACCGCCTTGACGTACGTCGCCTCGGCCTTGTTGGCGTCGACCCCGGGCGGGAGCAGTCCCCGGCGGGCGAGGTCGTGGAGGGTCTCGAACGCGAGGTACGGGTTGACCGCCTCGGCTCCATACCCCATCAGCACCGCGAAGTGCTGGATCTCGCGAGCCTCGCCGGTCTCGATCACCAGGCCCACCCCGGTGCGGGTCTGCTCGCGGATGAGGTGGTGGTGGACCGCCCCGGTGGCCAGCAGGCTGGGGATGGGGGCGTGGGCGGCGTCGATGTTGCGGTCGCTGAGCACCAGGATCTGGTAGCCCTCGGCGATGCGCTGCGAGGCCATCCGGCAGATCCGCCGCAACCCCCGCTCCAGCCCCCGCTCCTCGCCGAGGTGGAAGACCGAGGAGATCGTCGCCGCCGGGAAGTCGCGCTGGGTGACGTGGCGGATCTTGCCGAGGTCGGCGTTGGTGAGGATGGGATGGGGCATCTCCAGGCGGCGAGCCTGGCTGGGCGCCTGCTCGAGCATGTTGCCGCCGGCGCCCAGGCTGCTCACCAGCGACATCACCATCTGCTCGCGGATCGGGTCGATGGGCGGGTTGGTGACCTGGGCGAAGAGCTGCTTGAAGTAGTTGAAGAGCGGCTGGGGGCGGTCGGAGAGCACCGCCGGCGGGGTGTCGTTCCCCATCGAGCCCACCGGCTCCTCGCCGGCGGCCGCCATCGGGGCCAGCAGGAACTTGAGGTCCTCCTGGCTGTAGCCGAAGGCCTGCTGGCGGATCAGCAGGGTGCCGGAGTCGGGCTCGGCGGGGTGCTCGGTGTCCTCGAGCTCGTGGAGGTAGACGGTGCCCTGCCGGATCCAGTCCCGGTAGGGGAAGGCGCCGGCGAGCTCGGCCTTGGCGGCCTCGTCGTCGATGATGCGGCCCGCCTCGGTGTCGACGAGCAGGATCTTCCCCGGCTCCAGCCGCCACTTGCGGACGATGCGCTCCTCGGGGAGGTCGAGCACGCCGACCTCGGACGCCATCACCACCAGGCCGTCGTCGGTGACCACGTAGCGCGCCGGCCGCAGCCCGTTGCGGTCGAGGGTTGCGCCGATCACCCGGCCGTCGGTGAACGCGATGGCGGCGGGGCCGTCCCAGGGCTCGAGCAGCGCGGAGTGGAACTCGTAGAAGGCGCTCCGCTCCTCGTCCATCTCGTGGTGCTGGTGCCACGCCTCGGGGATCATCATCATGATCGCGTGGTGCGCCGGCCGGCCGGTCAGTGCCAGCAGCTCCAGGGCGTTGTCGAACTGCGCCGAGTCGGACCCGGAGTCGTCGATCACCGGGCGCAGCTTCTCGATGTCGGCGCCGTAGAGCGCGCTCTTGAACTTCGACTGCCGGGCGCGCATCCAGTTGACGTTGCCGCGGACGGTGTTGATCTCGCCGTTGTGCGCGCTGTACCGGAAGGGCTGGGCGATGTCCCAGCGGGGCAGCACGTTGGTGGAGAAGCGGGAGTGCACCAGCGCCAGCGCCGAGACCACGCTGTGGTCGACGAGGTCGGGGAAGAAGGGCGCGATCTGGTGCGCCATCAGCATCCCCTTGTAGATCACCGTCCGGCAGCTGAGGCTGCAGATGTAGAAGAGCTGGTCGCCGGGCGGCGGCGCCTCGTCGCGGCGGCGCTCGATGACCCGGCGGAGCACGTACAGCCGCCGCTCGAGCACGTCGCCGTGGACGCCGACGGCGGCGACGAAGAACTGCCGGATGGCGGGCATGCCGGCGCGCGAGACGTAGCCGATCGCCGCCGGGTCGTGGGGGACGTCGCGCCAGCCCAGCAGCCGCAGGCCCTCGTCCTCGCAGCAGCGCTCGACGATCGCCTCGCAGCGGCGCCGCTCCTCCGGGTCGGTGGGGAGGAACACCATGCCCACCCCGTAGGCGTCGGGGGCGGGCAGGTCGACCGCCGCCTCGCGGCGGAGGAAGGCGTCGGGGATCTGGATGAGGATGCCGGCGCCGTCGCCGGTCTCCGGGTCACAGCCGCAGGCGCCGCGGTGACCGAGGTTGACGAGCGCCTCGAGCCCCCTCCCCACGATCGCGTTGGACCGTTCGCCGGCAATGCTCGCGACGAACGCGACACCGCAGGCGTCGTGCTCGAAGCGGGGGTCGTAGAGGCCCTGGGGGATCAGTCTCGTCATGGCTGGTCCTGGGTGTGCGGTGGTACGGCAGATGGGAGGGAGCCCGGTGCTGCGGGCGCCGGCCGAGCCGGGGGTGGTGGCTCCAGGGACGCCGTGCTGGGATGGCC
This region of Candidatus Dormiibacterota bacterium genomic DNA includes:
- a CDS encoding glycerophosphodiester phosphodiesterase; the protein is MRSRFLDWSGPIAFAHRGGAGDHPENTMAAFGAAVDMGYAHLETDVHLTRDGAVVAFHDEVLERVTDRRGRIGEVTSADLAGADAGYWFSRDGGATFPHRGRGVRIPLLSEIIEEWPDARLNIDTKSDAVVEPLAALLRRMNVLDRVCVGSFSDLRLRRFRALAGDWVCTSMGPREITRARLASLTGRIPRSGAACIQLPVRQNGVPMVEPLMIRAAHRSGLAVHVWTIDERAEMERLLDLGADGIMTDTLETLREVLRGRGAWHGSGAPA
- a CDS encoding glutamate synthase subunit beta translates to MGKLGGFIEFHRRLPPRRPVDERVGDYREVYLPWSTDALREQAARCMDCGIPFCHSGCPLGNLIPEWNDLVWRGDWETAIERLHATNNFPEFTGRLCPAPCEPACVLSINDDPVTIKQVEVSIVDRAFEEGWVRATPPAHRTGKKVAVVGSGPAGLACAQQLNRAGHQVTVYEKDDRVGGLLRYGIPDFKLEKWILERRIDLMSAEGVAFECGYDIGVDITGAELRARFDAVVLAMGAGQPRDLGVPGRDLAGVHFAMEYLPQQNRRVAGELVGEAETITGRGKRVIILGGGDTGADCLGNVHREGCASVHQFELLPPPPPERAFDNPWPQWSVIMRSSSAHEEGGVRDYNIQTTGFSGSNGRVERLHAVRVEPRRVDGRMQFVPVEGSEFTIDADLVLLAMGFVHPVHTGLVEELGVALDARGNVTTDDDFQTSVPGVFAAGDTRRGQSLIVWAIAEGRLTARGCDRVLMGSTRLP
- a CDS encoding acyl-CoA dehydrogenase family protein → MLPSDPGARHIPLPEHSDWYTPDEHLRWLARRTLGETVWRVAEGALAEAGRIVATTIEPLAATAERHPPILHQYDPRGARVDEIELHPAYDRLLDAALRFGLVRAPHLPGWRGLDGRAPRALMTALQYLWMQADQSIVGCPVSMMDAGARLLSLHGGELGERLVPRIADDTGSPLTVAMYLTEKAGGSDVGAGETVAVRDGDGAWRLHGEKWFCSCPHSDVLLVMARPEGAGPGTGGLGVFLVPRLLADGSRNAVVIHRLKEKFGTRSMPSGEVGLRGAWAEPVGRLDRGMRQMLDMVNMTRVGIAGQAAALMRRSAQESLLHCAGRSAFGRRLDTQPLMADTLAELVVDSVAALTMAMGTAEMLDRADAGDERAAAVLRLLTPLAKGHGSERARICATEAMEVRGGNGAIEDWPNSRMLRDGYIHAIWEGTGNIQALDVLRAIGRGALPDWIADVEARAGRAEASGPAAPLGAVIRRELRRVEAEVGALAGRDPDAQQLPLRRLARRMAVVSAGCRLAEQAGDHAAETGSGRLAWLASRYLARLGGSEALAAVADDAAWLEHARPLLHGGPVPLELGERAARALAGAPAPEPAMGR
- a CDS encoding DUF899 family protein, encoding MTSTPGNASSSLPGKPPVVDPATWQAAREELLVREKAHTREGDAIAAARRRLPMVE
- a CDS encoding phosphotransferase family protein gives rise to the protein MDSEMPRGVDPEAVAAVLAPVVGGLAGPLRVELIAGGRSNLTYVIGDGEREWVLRRPPLAHVLPTAHDMAREYRVISALTGTGIPVPGAVLLCDDPAVLGVTFYVMERVAGHVVRDALPEAWPHTPEVRRSMSSALITTLADLHAIRPHAVGLGDFGRPAGFLERQVRRWWQQWEASRTRELPEMDELRRRLVEGLPESGAPAIVHGDYRLDNVILAPGEPGRVAAILDWEMSTVGDPLADLGLLLVYWADPRESDEDRALLSLSAITAEPGFHRPAEVVEAYAAATGADLGALEWYVALGHYKLAIVAEGIYARFLMGATVGEGFEIMGARVPRLVRRALDRAGASGLSGLAG